The Danio rerio strain Tuebingen ecotype United States chromosome 10, GRCz12tu, whole genome shotgun sequence genome contains a region encoding:
- the or109-6 gene encoding odorant receptor 109-6, with protein MSSIQTNPSANLTFVRPAKFFLSGLSNVPHAKYYYVFLSLAYVVTVLGNSFLMCIMYLSRRLHTAKYIAVFHLALSDLCGSSTVIPKVIDTLLFDHQDVSYEACLTHMFFIYHFMNLQSLTLLVMAYDRLVAICFPLRYLAIVTKPSMFLIVGVMWIFSVIYFSVLVGLVNRISFCGSRVIDSYFCDQGIIYKLACNDNSINLMMGKISFGLLMCTPFMLIVISYFFIALALLKISHGVDRIKAMKTCTSHLMLVAIGYLPLISNQIAALTTSIDPNTRIFNNSLRQVIPSMLNPIIYTLKTEEVMESIKDLYKRRKINTAIKRI; from the coding sequence ATGAGCTCCATACAGACAAATCCTTCAGCAAATCTGACCTTTGTTCGTCCTGCAAAATTTTTCCTCAGTGGCCTTTCTAATGTTCCACATGCAAAATACTACTATGTGTTCTTGTCTTTAGCTTATGTTGTGACTGTTTTGGGGAATTCATTTCTCATGTGTATCATGTATTTGTCCCGCAGACTTCACACAGCTAAATACATTGCTGTTTTTCATCTGGCCCTCTCTGATCTGTGTGGAAGCTCAACTGTTATTCCAAAAGTCATTGATACACTTTTATTTGATCACCAGGACGTTTCATATGAAGCATGTTTGAcacatatgttttttatttaccatttcatgaatctgcAGTCTTTAACACTACTTGTCATGGCCTACGACAGGCTGGTTGCTATTTGTTTTCCTCTACGGTATCTAGCCATTGTGACCAAGCCGTCAATGTTTCTGATCGTAGGAGTGATGTGGATTTTTTCTGTGATATATTTTTCAGTGCTTGTAGGTTTGGTCAACAGAATCTCTTTTTGTGGATCTCGTGTGATAGACAGTTATTTTTGTGATCAAGGCATTATCTATAAACTTGCTTGTAATGATAATTCTATAAATCTAATGATGGGAAAAATTAGTTTTGGTCTCCTAATGTGCACACCTTTCATGCTGATTGTGATCTCATATTTTTTCATTGCTCTGGCTCTGCTTAAGATTTCTCATGGTGTTGACCGGATCAAAGCCATGAAAACCTGCACCTCACATCTCATGTTGGTGGCAATCGGGTATCTACCTTTGATAAGCAATCAAATTGCAGCGTTAACAACATCTATTGATCCAAACACTCGGATATTTAACAACTCTTTGAGACAGGTAATACCATCTATGCTGAATCCCATCATATACACTCTGAAGACAGAGGAGGTCATGGAATCCATAAAAGATCTGTACAAACGAAGAAAAATTAACACAGCTATAAAAAGAATTTGA
- the or42a2 gene encoding odorant receptor 109-5 — translation MQSNSSANTTFVRPATFFLNGLSNVPHVKYYYMFLSLVHVATVLGNSFLMSTIYLARRLHTAKYIVVFHLAFSDLCGSSTVVPKIIDTFLFEHQDILYEACLANMFFVYFFMSMQSLTLLILAYDRLVAICFPLRYHAIVTKPSMFLIIGAMWIFSLTYFSVLVGLVNRISFCGSNVIDSYFCDHGLIYKLACNDISINLLMGKMTFGLLMCTPLILIFLSYFFIALALLKIAHGGARIKAMKTCTSHLMLVAIGYFPLISNQIAALTTSIDPNTRIFNNSLRQVIPSMLNPIIYTLKTEEVMESMKDLYKRRKINTAIERKMKCERGN, via the coding sequence ATGCAGTCAAACTCTTCTGCAAACACGACCTTTGTTCGTCCTGCAACCTTTTTTCTAAACGGCCTTTCTAATGTTCCACATGTAAAATATTACTATATGTTCTTGTCTTTAGTTCATGTTGCTACTGTTTTGGGAAACTCATTTCTCATGAGTACTATTTATTTAGCTCGCAGACTTCACACAGCcaaatatattgttgttttcCATTTGGCTTTTTCTGATCTCTGTGGAAGCTCAACTGTTGTTCCAAAAATCATTGACACGTTTTTATTTGAGCACCAGGACATTTTATATGAAGCATGTTTGGCAAAtatgttttttgtgtattttttcatGAGTATGCAATCTTTAACATTACTTATCTTAGCTTATGACAGACTAGTTGCTATTTGTTTTCCTCTCCGATATCATGCCATTGTAACCAAGCCGTCAATGTTTCTTATCATAGGAGCGATGTGGATTTTTTCTTTGACATATTTTTCAGTGCTTGTAGGTTTGGTCAACAGAATTTCTTTTTGTGGATCTAATGTGATTGACAGTTATTTTTGTGATCATGGTCTTATTTATAAACTTGCTTGTAATGATATTTCTATAAATTTACTGATGGGGAAAATGACATTTGGTCTCCTAATGTGTACACCCCTCATACTGATTTTTCTCTCATATTTTTTCATTGCTCTGGCTCTGCTTAAGATTGCTCATGGTGGTGCACGGATAAAAGCGATGAAAACCTGCACCTCACATCTAATGTTAGTGGCGATCGGCTATTTCCCACTTATAAGCAATCAAATTGCAGCTTTAACAACATCTATTGATCCAAACACACGAATATTTAACAACTCTTTGAGACAGGTAATACCATCTATGCTGAATCCCATCATATACACTCTGAAGACAGAGGAGGTCATGGAATCCATGAAAGACCTGTACAAACGAAGAAAAATTAACACAGCTatagaaagaaaaatgaaatgtgaaaggggaaattaa
- the or42a6 gene encoding odorant receptor 109-4, whose product MSFIQSNSSANETFVRPATFFLSGLSNVPHAKYYYVFLSLVYVATVLGNSFIMCVIYMSRRLHTAKYIVVFHLAFSDLCGSSTVIPNVIDTFLFDHQEISYEACLANTFFTYHFMNLQSLTLLVMAYDRLVAICFPLQYHAIVTNAAMFSILGGMWIFSVTHFSVFVGLLNRLSFCKSNVIDSYFCDYSLINRLACNDNSVNIMMVKINFGLLICTPLILIFISYFCISLALFKIAHGVDRAKAIKTCTSHLMLVAIFFIPFLSNQIAILTTSVHLNTRLINSSLTQAIPPMLNPIIYTLKTDEVMQSVKELYKRKVNTTTERRMKWNSRNSKQKIQV is encoded by the coding sequence ATGAGCTTCATACAGTCAAACTCTTCTGCAAACGAGACCTTTGTTCGTCCTGCAACATTTTTCCTCAGTGGCCTTTCTAATGTTCCACATGCAAAATACTACTATGTGTTCTTGTCTTTAGTGTATGTTGCTACTGTTTTGGGAAATTCATTTATCATGTGTGTGATTTATATGTCTCGCAGACTTCACACAGCCAAATACATTGTTGTTTTCCATCTGGCCTTTTCTGATCTGTGTGGAAGCTCGACTGTGATTCCAAATGTTatagatacatttttatttgaccACCAGGAGATTTCGTATGAAGCATGTTTGgcaaacacattttttacatATCATTTTATGAATCTGCAGTCTTTAACGCTACTTGTCATGGCTTATGACAGACTGGTTGCTATTTGTTTTCCTCTGCAGTATCATGCCATTGTAACCAATGCAGCAATGTTTTCGATCCTAGGAGGGATGTGGATTTTTTCTGTGAcacatttttctgtatttgtAGGATTGCTAAATAGACTTTCTTTTTGTAAATCTAATGTGATCGATAGTTATTTTTGCGATTACAGCCTGATCAATAGACTAGCTTGTAATGATAACTCTGTGAATATTATGATGGTAAAAATTAACTTTGGTCTTCTGATCTGTACGCCACTCATACTGATCTTCATTTCATATTTCTGCATTTCTTTAGCTTTGTTTAAGATTGCTCATGGTGTTGATCGAGCCAAAGCCATAAAAACCTGCACCTCACATCTCATGTTGGTGgcaatattttttattccatttttaaGTAATCAAATTGCAATTTTGACAACATCAGTCCACCTAAACACACGGTTAATTAACAGTTCCCTGACACAGGCAATACCACCTATGCTGAATCCCATCATATACACTCTAAAGACTGATGAGGTCATGCAGTCCGTAAAAGAACTATACAAAAGAAAAGTGAACACAACTACTGAAAGAAGAATGAAATGGAACAGTAGAAACTCTAAACAAAAAATACAGGTTTAA
- the or42a5 gene encoding odorant receptor 109-3 — protein MSSIQSNSSANETFVRPAKFFLSGLSNVPHVKYYYVFLSLVYVVTVLGNSFLMCTIYLARRLHTAKYIVVFHLAFSDLCGSSAVIPKTIDTFLFDHQDISYEACLANTFFIYHFLNIQSLTLLVMAYDRLVAICFPLHYHAIITKAAMFLILGGMWIFSVTHISVFVGLLNRLSFCRSTVIDSYFCDYSLINRLACNDNSLNILMIKINFGLLLCAPLILIFVSYFCISLALFKIAHGADRVKAIKTCTSHLMLVVVGYTPLISNQIAVLTAPMPANIRLINNCLTQVIPPMLNPIIYTLKTDEVMQSIKELYNGRNVKNIGQMKCTRRYSKQK, from the coding sequence ATGAGCTCCATACAGTCAAACTCTTCTGCAAACGAGACCTTTGTTCGTCCTGCAAAATTTTTTCTTAGTGGCCTTTCTAATGTTCCACATGTAAAATACTATTATGTGTTCTTGTCTTTGGTGTATGTTGTTACTGTTTTGGGAAATTCATTTCTCATGTGTACTATTTATTTAGCCCGGAGACTTCACACAGCcaaatatattgttgttttcCATCTTGCCTTTTCTGATCTGTGTGGAAGCTCGGCTGTGATTCCCAAAACCATTGATACGTTTTTATTTGACCACCAGGATATTTCATATGAAGCATGTTTGGCAAACACGTTTTTTATATATCATTTCCTAAATATCCAGTCTTTAACACTACTTGTCATGGCTTATGACAGACTGGTTGCTATTTGTTTTCCTCTACATTATCATGCCATTATAACTAAAGCAGCAATGTTCCTCATCCTAGGAGGAATGTGGATTTTTTCTGTGACACATATTTCAGTATTTGTAGGTTTGCTAAATAGACTCTCCTTTTGCAGATCTACTGTGATTGATAGTTATTTTTGTGATTATAGTCTAATCAATAGACTAGCTTGTAATGATAATTctctaaatattttaatgattaaaataaattttggTCTGCTGCTTTGTGCACCACTCATATTAATCTTTGTCTCATATTTCTGCATTTCGTTAGCTTTGTTTAAGATTGCTCATGGTGCTGATCGAGTAAAAGCCATAAAAACATGCACCTCACATCTCATGTTGGTGGTAGTCGGTTATACCCCATTAATAAGTAATCAAATAGCAGTCTTAACAGCACCTATGCCTGCCAACATACGGTTAATTAACAATTGCCTGACACAGGTGATACCACCTATGCTGAATCCTATCATATACACTCTGAAGACAGATGAGGTCATGCAGTCTATTAAAGAACTGTACAATGGCCGCAATGTGAAAAATATAGGACAGATGAAATGTACAAGGAGATATTCAAAACAGAAATGA
- the or42a8 gene encoding odorant receptor 109-2 (The RefSeq protein has 1 substitution compared to this genomic sequence), which produces MSSIQSNSSANETFVRPATFFLSGLSNVPHAKYYYVFLSLVYVATVLGNSFIMCVIYLSRRLHTAKYVVVFHLAFSDLCGSSTVIPKIIDTFLFEHQEISYEACLANTFFIYHFLNIQSLTLLVMAYDRLVAICFPLRYHAIITKPTMFLILGGMWIYSVTYFSVFIGLLNRLSFCKSNVIDSYFCDYSLLNKLACNDNSINILMIKICFGVMIGMPLMLIFVSYFCISLALFKIAHGADQAKAIKTCTSHLMLVAISYIPYLSSHIAFLTSHIQPNTRLINHSLTQTISPMLNPIIYTLKTEEVMQSIKDLYKSSKVSSTVQLKCRRNSKLKLQV; this is translated from the coding sequence ATGAGCTCCATACAGTCAAACTCTTCTGCAAACGAGACCTTTGTTCGTCCTGCAACATTTTTCCTCAGTGGCCTTTCTAATGTTCCACATGCAAAATACTATTATGTGTTCTTGTCTTTAGTGTATGTTGCTACTGTTTTGGGGAATTCATTTATCATGTGTGTGATTTATTTGTCTCGCAGACTTCACACAGCCAAATATGTTGTTGTTTTCCATCTGGCCTTTTCTGATCTGTGTGGAAGCTCGACTGTGATTCCAAAAATAATTGACACATTTTTATTCGAACATCAGGAGATTTCATATGAAGCATGTTTGGCAAACACGTTTTTTATATATCATTTCCTAAATATCCAGTCTTTAACACTACTTGTCATGGCTTATGACAGACTGGTTGCTATTTGTTTTCCTCTACGTTATCATGCTATTATAACCAAACCAACAATGTTCCTGATCCTAGGAGGAATGTGGATTTATTCTGTGAcatatttttctgtatttataggTTTGCTAAATAGACTCTCTTTTTGTAAATCTAATGTGATTGATAGTTATTTTTGTGATTACAGTCTTCTGAATAAACTAGCGTGTAATGATAATTCTATAAATATTTTGATGATAAAAATTTGCTTTGGTGTCATGATTGGCATGCCACTCATGCTGATCTTTGTCTCATATTTCTGCATTTCTTTAGCTCTGTTTAAGATTGCTCATGGTGCCGATCAAGCCAAAGCCATAAAAACCTGCACCTCACACCTCATGTTGGTGGCAATTAGTTATATCCCCTATTTAAGTAGTCACATTGCATTCTTAACATCACATATTCAACCAAACACCCGGTTAATTAACCATTCCCTCACACAGACAATTTCACCTATGCTGAATCCCATCATTTACACTCTAAAGACAGAGGAGGTAATGCAATCCATAAAAGATCTGTACAAATCTAGCAAAGTGAGCAGTACAGTACAAATGAAATGTAGGAGAAATTCGAAACTAAAATTACAGGTTTAA
- the or42a1 gene encoding odorant receptor 109-1 isoform X1, which produces MSSHPANLTFVRPATFSLSGFSNMPQAKYYYMFLSLVYAVTVLGNSFIMCIIYLARRLHTAKYIVVFHLALSDLCGSSALIPKIIEMFLFDHQDISYEACLTNMFFVYHFMNLQSLTLLALAYDRLVAICFPLQYHAIVTKSAMFLIIGVMWIVSVTFFSILVGLVNTISFCRSNVLNSYFCDYAPICGLACNDITINILIGKTSYGLLICTPLILIFISYFCISVALLRIAHGAERIKALKTCTSHFMLVAMYYLPVLTNIIASATTPLHPNVQIINNSLTQAIPPMLNPIIYTLKTEEVMQSIKDLYRRSKVNITKQRQMKFASMVN; this is translated from the coding sequence ATGAGCTCCCATCCTGCAAACCTGACCTTTGTTCGTCCTGCAACATTTTCCCTTAGTGGTTTTTCCAATATGCCACAGGCAAAATACTATTACATGTTCTTGTCTTTAGTGTATGCTGTGACTGTTTTGGGGAATTCATTTATCATGTGTATCATTTATTTAGCTCGCAGACTTCACACAGCCAAATACATTGTTGTTTTCCATCTGGCACTTTCTGATTTGTGTGGAAGTTCAGCTTTGATTCCAAAAATcatagaaatgtttttatttgaccACCAGGACATTTCATATGAAGCATGCTtaacaaacatgttttttgtGTATCATTTCATGAACCTACAGTCTTTGACACTACTTGCTTTGGCTTATGACAGACTGGTTGCTATTTGTTTTCCTCTACAGTATCATGCCATTGTAACCAAATCAGCAATGTTTCTGATCATAGGAGTGATGTGGATTGTGTCTGTGACATTTTTTTCTATACTTGTAGGTTTGGTGAATACAATATCTTTTTGTAGATCTAATGTATTGAATAGTTATTTTTGTGACTATGCCCCAATCTGTGGACTAGCTTGTAATGATATTACTATAAATATTTTGATAGGTAAAACTTCCTATGGCCTCCTGATTTGCACTCCACTCATACTGATCTTCATCTCATATTTCTGTATTTCCGTGGCTCTGCTCAGGATTGCTCATGGTGCTGAAAGAATCAAAGCCCTAAAAACCTGCACCTCACATTTCATGTTGGTGGCAATGTATTATCTACCAGTTTTAACTAATATAATTGCATCTGCAACAACCCCTTTGCATCCAAATGTACAGATCATTAACAATTCCCTGACACAAGCAATACCACCTATGCTGAATCCCATCATATACACTCTGAAGACAGAGGAGGTCATGCAATCCATAAAAGATTTGTACCGACGGAGCAAGGTGAACATAACTAAACAAAGACAAATGAAATTTGCCAGtatggtaaattaa
- the or42b1 gene encoding odorant receptor 110-2 — MNDFAENRNISIPSYFYISGFSGIPHMRYYYIFLSFVYIISFLGNSCLMFVIIIDRNLHTAKYIAVFNLSLSDICESTAVIPQLLDTFLFRNQLIPYRLCLYNMFSVFVSISTQSLTLAVLSFDRLVAICLPLRYHMIVTFRSMLVIIGLTWALTLLMVMTATIFISRLSFCKVIVTVNSFYCDHGPIYRSACSNNFPSSVIGSLYPIVILGLPVFFIIFSYTCIAVTLFRVTTPQDRQRATKTCTAHLILVAVFYLPITITYSLASIINTNTRIINLSLTSALPPMLNPIIYTFKTEEFMVSVKKLLKRKIIFPYLK; from the coding sequence ATGAATGATTTCGCCGAAAACAGGAATATTTCTATTCCGTCTTACTTCTACATCAGTGGTTTTTCTGGTATACCTCACATGAGATACTATTACATATTCTTgtcttttgtttacattatttcttTCCTTGGAAACTCCTGTCTCATGTTTGTCATTATCATAGACCGTAATCTTCACACTGCTAAATATATTGCTGTCTTTAATTTATCACTGTCAGACATTTGCGAGAGTACAGCTGTAATCCCTCAGCTACTGGACACTTTTCTGTTTAGAAATCAGTTGATCCCGTATAGATTGTGTTTGTATAATATGTTTTCTGTCTTTGTATCTATTTCAACACAGTCACTAACTCTTGCTGTTCTGTCTTTTGACAGATTAGTAGCTATTTGCTTACCACTGAGATATCATATGATCGTGACCTTTAGATCGATGCTTGTAATAATTGGACTGACATGGGCACTGACATTGCTTATGGTAATGACTGCAACTATTTTTATAAGCAGACTTTCTTTCTGCAAAGTAATTGTCACTGTGAACAGTTTCTACTGTGATCATGGGCCGATATATCGCTCTGCCTGTAGCAATAATTTTCCAAGCTCTGTCATAGGCAGTTTGTACCCAATAGTGATTCTTGGGTTGCCAGTGTTTTTCATCATCTTTTCATATACTTGCATAGCTGTGACACTGTTCAGAGTCACAACTCCACAAGACCGTCAGAGAGCCACAAAGACATGCACTGCTCATTTAATATTAGTGGCTGTATTTTACCTTCCCATCACTATTACATATTCTCTGGCATCCATTATAAACACCAACACAAGGATCATTAATCTCTCTCTGACCTCTGCCCTGCCTCCAATGCTTAACCCTATCATCTACACGTTCAAAACAGAGGAGTTCATGGTGTCTGTGAAAAAGCTTCTGAAACGGAAAATCATATTCCCATATCTAAAATAA
- the or42b2 gene encoding odorant receptor 110-1 (The RefSeq protein has 14 substitutions compared to this genomic sequence), translating to MNQDFVGNGNVSTPSYFYISGFSGIPHMRYYYIFLFFIYIITVLGNSCLMSVIIMDRNLHTPKYIAVFNLSLTDICESTAVIPQLLDTFLFGNQMMPYGLCMSSMFSVLLFLAMQSLTLTVLSFDRFVAISLPLRYHMIVTQRLMLIIIAASWTLALLLMIIGAIFMSRLSFCKVIVTVNSFYCDHGPIYRSACNNNFPSSVIASLFPAVILGFPAFFIIFSYTCIAVTLFRITTPQDRQRATKTCMAHLILVAVFYVPITFTYAFWSFIDTNTRIINLSLTSALPPMLNPIIYTFMTEEFMVAVKRLFKRRNIFPSWK from the coding sequence ATGAATCAAGATTTTGTTGGAAATGGGAATGTTTCCACTCCATCTTATTTTTACATCAGTGGTTTTTCTGGTATACCTCACATGAGATACTATTACATATTTCTCTTTTTCATCTACATTATTACTGTGCTTGGAAATTCTTGCCTCATGTCTGTTATCATTATGGATCGAAACCTTCACACCCCTAAATATATTGCAGTATTTAATTTATCACTGACAGACATTTGTGAAAGTACAGCTGTAATCCCTCAGCTACTGGacacttttttgtttgttaatcaGCTGATGCCATATGGATTGTGTATGTCCAGCATGTTCTCTGTTTTGTCATTTCTTGCAATGCAGTCGTTAACTCTAACTGTTCTGTCTTTTGACAGATTAGTGGCGATTTCTTTACCATTAAGATATCATATGATTGTAACCCATAGGTTAATGTTTTTTATAATTGGCGCATTATGGACTCTAGCACTGTTGCTAACGATCATTGGAGCCATTTTCATGAGCAGACTTTCTTTTTGCAAAGTAATTGTCACTGTGAACAGTTTCTACTGTGATCATGGGCCGATATATCGCTCTGCCTGTAACAATAATTTCCCAAGCTCTGTGATAGCTAGTTTGTTTCCTGCAATCATTCTCGGGTTCCCAGCATTTTTTATCATCTTTTCATATACTTGCATAGCTGTGACACTGTTCAGAATCACAACTCCACAAGACCGTCAGAGAGCCACAAAGACATGCACTGCTCATTTAATATTAGTGGCTGTGTTTTATTTGCCTATCACTTTTACATATGCATTTTGGTCTTTTATTGACACTAATACAAGGATCATTAATCTCTCGCTGACCTCTGCCCTTCCTCCAATGCTTAACCCTATTATCTACACATTCATGACATAGGAGTTTATGGTGGCTgtaaaaagactttttaaaagaagaaacatATTCCCGTCCTGGAAATAA
- the or80a2 gene encoding odorant receptor 106-12: protein MANENYTVKNVDSLIITGFDHLQNQKLLGFLVLISYMLILLGNGINLFIILTDRHLHKPMYILICNLAVVDIMYSSTCSTTMISVLIAEIKTVSYYSCISRTYFYHLGGFTECMALTLMAIDRLIAIRLPLRYHSIVTNSRVFLLIFLTWLAGFAVIGYVISILDNVPYCQPIIKYVFCEYASMIRAACVDPEPYFFIPAMLNMWLLCGQFPFILCTYAVLAYSVTKLANNSSKKQMINTCLSHIIVLSSFYAPKLVSSLLTRIGVVLTLTERNAILITASLVSPLINPTVYCTRTKEIRKRLANVFLHRKTVPNPLKSISKGSSS from the coding sequence ATGGCAAATGaaaattacacagtaaaaaatgttGACAGTTTGATAATCACTGGATTTGATCACCTGCAAAACCAAAAGCTTCTTGGATTCCTCGTACTGATATCCTACATGCTCATACTGCTTGGAAATGGAATAAATCTGTTTATCATCTTGACTGACAGACATTTACACAAACCAATGTACATATTAATCTGTAATCTAGCTGTTGTTGACATAATGTACTCCTCGACCTGCAGCACAACCATGATCTCAGTGCTGATAGCTGAGATTAAAACTGTTTCATACTACTCTTGTATCTCCAGGACATACTTCTATCATCTTGGTGGTTTCACAGAGTGCATGGCTCTGACATTAATGGCAATAGACAGACTTATTGCTATTAGGCTTCCATTAAGATACCACAGCATTGTCACAAATTCACGAGTCTTTCTGCTTATTTTTCTGACCTGGCTCGCTGGTTTTGCTGTTATAGGTTATGTGATATCAATATTGGACAATGTCCCATACTGTCAGCCAATCATCAAATATGTGTTTTGTGAGTATGCTTCCATGATCAGAGCTGCTTGTGTTGACCCTGAGCCATATTTTTTTATACCTGCAATGTTAAATATGTGGCTATTGTGTGGACAGTTCccttttattttgtgcacgtatGCTGTTTTGGCATATAGTGTGACTAAACTGGCCAACAATTCAAGCAAAAAGCAAATGATCAACACTTGCTTGAGTCATATAATTGTTCTCTCCAGTTTTTATGCTCCAAAGCTTGTCTCTAGCTTACTTACTCGAATAGGAGTTGTGTTGACTTTAACTGAGCGAAATGCAATTCTGATTACAGCTTCTTTAGTTTCTCCCTTAATAAACCCCACTGTTTATTGCACCAG